One stretch of Astatotilapia calliptera chromosome 3, fAstCal1.2, whole genome shotgun sequence DNA includes these proteins:
- the LOC113010980 gene encoding zinc finger protein 492-like, which produces LKTHQLIHSGVKPYSCEFCGKSFTQAGGLKTHQLIHSGVKPYSCELCGKSFTQAGGLKTHQVIHSGVKPYSCELCGKSFTQAGGLKTHQLIHSGVKAYSCDLCGKSFTQAGDLKRHQIIHSGFKPYSCDLCGKSFTQAGDLKRHQIIHSGFKPYSCDLCGKSFTLAQTLRTHQIIHSGFKPYSCELCGKAFTKAGNLKRHQIIHSGFNT; this is translated from the exons ttaaaaacacaccaactcatccacagtggagttaaaccttacagctgtgagttttgtggaaagtcttttacccaggctgggggcttaaaaactcaccaactcatccacagtggagttaaaccttacagctgtgagttgtgtggaaagtcttttacccag gctgggggcttaaaaactcaccaagtcatccacagtggagttaaaccttacagctgtgagttgtgtggaaagtcttttacccaggctgggggcttaaaaactcaccaactcatccacagtggagttaaagcgtacagttgtgacttgtgtggaaagtcttttacccaggctggagacttaaaaagacaccaaatcatccacagtggatttaaaccttatagctgtgacttgtgtggaaagtcttttacccaggctggagacttaaaaagacaccaaatcatccacagtggatttaaaccttatagctgtgacttgtgtggaaagtcttttaccctggcaCAAACCTTAAGAACACACCaaatcatccacagtggatttaaaccttacagctgtgagttgtgtggaaaggcttttaccaaggctggaaacttaaaaagacaccaaatcATTCACAGTGGATTTAACACTTAA